From the Fibrobacter sp. UWB11 genome, one window contains:
- a CDS encoding fibrobacter succinogenes major paralogous domain-containing protein, translating to MNYLSSALVIALVASNASFAAPKAKKQELKDPRDKQKYRLVKIADRTWMADNLNFKTPGSTCYREDEDNCMVYGRLYTWNAAKSACPAGFRLPTNEDFESLWKAAGGDFNAGYLIKANYGWSGETNGNDTFKFSAMPAGNMFDDGTYGNENKFAFFWSANVEGNDASVWYLSSKSMGFSYMMKPKTFGFSVRCVQ from the coding sequence ATGAACTATCTATCATCTGCTCTTGTAATAGCTCTCGTTGCGTCCAACGCATCTTTTGCTGCCCCCAAAGCAAAAAAGCAGGAACTCAAAGACCCGCGTGATAAACAAAAGTACCGCCTTGTCAAAATTGCCGATCGCACTTGGATGGCGGATAACTTAAACTTTAAAACTCCGGGCAGTACTTGCTATCGCGAAGACGAAGATAATTGCATGGTCTACGGTCGCCTCTACACATGGAATGCGGCAAAGTCTGCGTGCCCAGCCGGGTTTCGCTTGCCTACAAACGAAGACTTTGAAAGCTTGTGGAAAGCCGCTGGCGGCGATTTCAATGCCGGTTATTTGATCAAGGCAAATTACGGTTGGTCCGGCGAGACGAACGGAAACGATACGTTCAAGTTTAGCGCCATGCCGGCGGGCAACATGTTCGATGACGGAACATACGGCAATGAAAACAAGTTCGCGTTCTTCTGGAGTGCAAACGTAGAAGGGAACGATGCATCGGTGTGGTATCTTTCCTCAAAGTCCATGGGTTTTAGCTACATGATGAAACCGAAAACGTTCGGGTTCTCGGTGAGATGTGTGCAGTAA
- a CDS encoding flavodoxin, with amino-acid sequence MSRSLKFVLAMSAVFAASAMFSACNKQEVAQSKTQPALVAESAPQQSKSVVVYFSQTGATKKLAQIFKEARNADEFELQLVKPFPSTYDSTIAEVRAERESKQWPALVNAKLDVDKYDTVFLGYPIMFGTFTTPIYTFLEANDLSGKVVVPFCTYGSGGRKASANELKTLEPNANVTLAYGISNKRINAEGGVETAKAEVAAFFANLETGKTEEMLMGGFSEQRPLTAEDSAAFAEGTKDYAYLNLKPLSVSSQVVAGMNYIFVCEMKAFGGPAEQANVKIFKPLPGRGETQLIGVEK; translated from the coding sequence ATGTCCCGTTCCTTGAAATTTGTTCTCGCTATGTCGGCGGTATTTGCCGCATCGGCGATGTTCTCCGCTTGCAACAAGCAAGAAGTTGCACAGTCCAAAACCCAGCCTGCGCTAGTTGCGGAAAGCGCTCCGCAACAGTCCAAGTCCGTCGTGGTTTATTTCTCGCAGACGGGTGCCACCAAAAAGCTGGCACAGATTTTCAAGGAAGCCCGCAATGCCGATGAATTTGAACTCCAGCTTGTAAAGCCGTTCCCTTCGACTTACGATAGCACGATTGCCGAAGTCCGTGCCGAACGCGAAAGCAAGCAGTGGCCCGCTCTCGTAAATGCGAAACTCGACGTTGACAAGTACGATACCGTGTTCCTCGGTTATCCGATTATGTTCGGGACATTTACGACTCCGATTTACACGTTCCTCGAAGCGAACGATTTGAGCGGAAAGGTCGTGGTGCCCTTCTGCACTTATGGTAGCGGCGGTCGCAAGGCAAGTGCAAACGAACTCAAAACGCTTGAACCGAATGCTAACGTGACACTCGCTTATGGAATTTCTAACAAGCGAATCAATGCCGAAGGCGGTGTCGAAACTGCTAAGGCCGAAGTTGCGGCGTTCTTTGCAAATCTTGAAACGGGCAAGACCGAAGAAATGCTCATGGGCGGATTCTCGGAACAGCGTCCGCTTACGGCAGAAGATTCTGCCGCATTTGCCGAAGGCACGAAGGATTATGCGTATTTGAATTTGAAACCGCTCAGCGTTTCTTCGCAAGTGGTTGCTGGCATGAACTACATCTTTGTTTGCGAAATGAAGGCTTTCGGTGGCCCTGCGGAACAGGCGAATGTGAAAATCTTCAAGCCGCTTCCAGGCCGTGGCGAAACTCAACTCATCGGCGTAGAAAAGTAA
- a CDS encoding PEP/pyruvate-binding domain-containing protein — protein MRLGRFAYVQFLLASLMAALLACSDDNPALVLPCDEQSGECGDAISSSSRQSGPDPESSSDSPLPIFIQNDDEYTGFYKEDGYEAFRKLSYTSKTEMGASYLVKILISDFGTDSAEVHFMNSKKFFYHYDFAEMVLGETRSLAVFNQETYFSAEKNTVAGTLAYYASVDSMIALTFFPTDYITPVQVAAVYRLVQDRLLFLNSKGAKNRLFYMPAGSTAERAAAEYANEFKKADILVFTHAELFGDIPYQIMNTGTAYGTLRKLTAAELDTAIVSSHDILILETLPAEIPLVAATISKDAQTPLSHVNLAAQARKTPNIAFNGNELPDSLLALCGKLVKLDVKANSYTVGETSLEEAQAFWNKNVRNPIKLTYDLSDSGFIDFANLNFKSSKSVGVKAANLAELHKLLPENTPDGFAVPFYHYSHFMDYAQVTEELCGCSFEDCGKEGRSSEICTQVKNACISTLRQAQSAVSRDAEPAVAPRASLRGYITNIIARDDFKTDTRLREAMLDNVRYMFKHIPVDKTFGESLDAKVRTLYGEAGVRLRSSTNSEDLEDFNGAGLYKSVKATAREKDLPSDEIRKVWASVWSFKVFEERTLWNIDHMSVQMAVAVHEAYPDEVANGVIITQNIADYSVAGIYANIQVGETSITNPEGGELPEIISIIPSPPPARGVQSVLLQHSSLSPDSLILTDGEIYQLYQFVQKIQNYFANLYNVYSDALALDIEFKVMGEDRKLIFKQVRPYIF, from the coding sequence ATGCGTTTGGGTCGTTTTGCTTATGTTCAATTCTTGCTTGCGTCGCTGATGGCTGCGTTATTGGCGTGTAGCGATGACAATCCTGCACTCGTTCTTCCTTGTGATGAACAATCTGGAGAATGTGGCGATGCAATTTCTAGTTCTTCCCGTCAATCCGGCCCCGACCCGGAATCTTCTAGCGATTCTCCGCTCCCTATTTTTATCCAGAATGATGATGAATATACCGGTTTTTACAAAGAAGACGGTTATGAGGCCTTCCGCAAATTATCGTATACGTCCAAAACAGAAATGGGCGCAAGCTATTTGGTAAAAATACTTATTAGCGATTTTGGTACGGATTCTGCCGAAGTTCATTTTATGAACTCGAAGAAGTTCTTTTATCATTATGATTTTGCGGAAATGGTGTTGGGTGAAACTCGCTCGCTTGCTGTTTTCAATCAGGAAACTTATTTCAGTGCGGAGAAAAATACTGTCGCTGGAACGCTTGCGTATTACGCCTCTGTGGATTCCATGATTGCATTGACGTTTTTCCCGACGGATTATATTACGCCTGTGCAAGTCGCTGCGGTTTATAGGCTAGTTCAAGATCGCTTGCTTTTCCTCAATTCAAAAGGTGCAAAGAACCGGCTGTTCTATATGCCGGCGGGCTCGACCGCTGAGAGGGCTGCTGCAGAATACGCCAACGAATTTAAAAAAGCGGACATTCTCGTCTTTACGCATGCGGAACTGTTTGGCGATATTCCGTATCAGATTATGAATACGGGAACGGCTTACGGGACGCTCCGCAAGCTCACCGCAGCAGAACTCGACACGGCAATAGTCTCTTCGCATGACATTCTGATTCTCGAAACGCTCCCGGCCGAAATTCCGCTGGTTGCGGCGACTATCAGCAAGGACGCGCAGACTCCGCTTTCGCATGTGAATCTTGCCGCTCAAGCACGCAAGACGCCAAACATAGCCTTTAACGGGAACGAACTCCCCGATAGTTTGCTTGCACTTTGCGGAAAGTTGGTGAAACTCGATGTCAAGGCGAACTCCTACACGGTGGGCGAAACTTCGCTTGAAGAAGCTCAAGCATTCTGGAATAAGAATGTGCGAAACCCGATAAAATTGACGTATGATTTGTCTGATTCGGGATTCATCGATTTTGCAAATCTCAATTTCAAGTCGTCAAAATCGGTGGGCGTGAAGGCCGCAAATCTTGCTGAACTCCACAAACTGCTGCCCGAAAATACTCCTGATGGTTTTGCTGTGCCGTTCTATCATTACAGCCATTTTATGGATTACGCTCAAGTCACGGAAGAACTGTGCGGATGCTCTTTTGAAGACTGCGGAAAAGAAGGCCGTTCGTCTGAAATTTGTACGCAAGTGAAGAATGCGTGCATAAGCACCCTTCGGCAAGCGCAGAGTGCTGTATCTAGGGATGCAGAGCCTGCTGTGGCTCCGCGAGCGTCTCTCCGTGGTTACATCACAAACATTATCGCTCGTGATGATTTTAAGACCGATACGCGCCTCCGCGAAGCGATGCTCGACAATGTCCGTTACATGTTCAAGCATATTCCCGTAGATAAAACTTTTGGCGAATCTCTCGATGCTAAAGTTCGCACGCTCTACGGCGAAGCAGGTGTGCGTCTGCGTTCCAGTACAAATTCCGAGGATTTGGAAGACTTCAACGGCGCAGGGCTTTACAAGTCTGTCAAGGCGACGGCGCGCGAAAAGGATTTGCCGTCTGATGAAATTCGCAAGGTCTGGGCTTCTGTGTGGAGTTTTAAGGTGTTCGAGGAACGGACTCTTTGGAACATCGACCACATGTCGGTGCAGATGGCTGTCGCAGTTCATGAAGCCTATCCGGACGAAGTGGCGAATGGGGTCATCATTACACAGAACATCGCGGACTATTCTGTGGCGGGTATTTACGCAAACATTCAAGTGGGCGAAACGTCAATTACAAACCCCGAGGGCGGCGAACTCCCAGAAATTATTTCGATAATTCCGTCCCCGCCACCGGCTCGTGGTGTGCAGAGTGTCTTGTTGCAACATTCTTCGCTGAGTCCAGATTCGCTGATTCTCACCGATGGCGAAATTTACCAGCTATATCAATTTGTGCAGAAAATTCAGAACTACTTTGCGAATTTGTACAATGTGTACTCTGATGCTTTAGCTCTTGATATAGAATTTAAGGTCATGGGGGAGGATCGCAAATTGATTTTTAAACAGGTTCGTCCGTATATTTTTTAA
- a CDS encoding endo-1,4-beta-xylanase — MRKTHALAGLVLSTTLLGAGLTNAFAADETLRSLADKNNIYIGAILNSQWFGGGLPGNYEQIHKSQFNIVVAENEMKFDATEPQEGRFNYGNGDKMVKYAQQNGMRVRGHALAWHSQVPGWVNNYRNDKQKLLKVLKNHIQNVVGHWKGKVAEWDVVNEAISNNEPMWRSQSVWYQGIGPEFIDSAFVWTHAVDPDAELCYNDYNLEQGVNPKAKAGFLLEQVKRWVKNGIPIHCVGSQTHVEDTTTDKHFIGSPDSLRSLAKELAKLNVKLKITELDIGFKSGINVSKSDLERQGQTFRQYLDIILEEPNADTYLIWGVSDKWSWLGGLNRQKGLIYDDNLKPKPAFDSIMVRLQTFEPPKDTTKKDTVATDTTKKDTTAKDTTKKDSIESIKPFITPSGISMQLVGRTLFVTGSKTAKIDVFDMQGRPIFSAENNKGVFDLTSIAEGLYVVRVQSGFSNLTKRISIK, encoded by the coding sequence ATGAGAAAGACTCACGCATTAGCGGGTCTTGTGTTAAGCACAACCCTTCTTGGCGCCGGCCTAACAAACGCCTTCGCCGCAGATGAAACCCTCAGATCCCTTGCAGATAAAAACAACATCTATATCGGAGCCATTCTGAACTCACAGTGGTTTGGCGGAGGCCTTCCCGGCAATTACGAACAAATCCACAAATCCCAATTTAACATCGTCGTCGCCGAAAACGAAATGAAATTCGACGCGACCGAGCCGCAGGAAGGCCGATTCAACTACGGCAACGGCGACAAGATGGTCAAGTACGCCCAGCAAAATGGAATGCGCGTCCGCGGCCACGCCCTCGCCTGGCACAGCCAAGTTCCGGGCTGGGTGAACAACTACAGGAACGACAAGCAGAAACTGCTCAAGGTGCTCAAGAACCACATCCAAAACGTGGTCGGGCACTGGAAAGGCAAAGTTGCCGAATGGGACGTGGTGAACGAAGCCATCAGCAACAACGAACCGATGTGGCGCTCCCAATCCGTCTGGTACCAGGGCATCGGTCCGGAATTCATCGACTCCGCATTCGTGTGGACGCACGCCGTTGACCCTGATGCAGAACTCTGCTATAACGATTACAACCTCGAACAAGGCGTCAATCCGAAAGCCAAAGCGGGCTTCTTGCTGGAACAAGTGAAGCGTTGGGTCAAAAACGGCATTCCCATCCATTGCGTGGGCTCCCAGACCCACGTGGAAGACACCACCACCGACAAGCACTTTATCGGCTCACCGGACAGCCTCCGCTCCCTCGCTAAAGAACTTGCAAAACTCAATGTCAAGCTGAAAATCACCGAACTTGATATCGGCTTCAAGAGCGGCATCAATGTCAGCAAGAGCGATCTTGAACGTCAGGGACAAACATTCCGTCAATACCTTGATATTATCCTCGAAGAACCGAATGCAGACACCTACTTGATTTGGGGCGTTTCCGATAAATGGAGCTGGCTTGGCGGCCTGAACAGACAAAAAGGCCTTATCTATGACGACAACTTAAAACCGAAGCCCGCATTCGACAGCATTATGGTGAGACTCCAGACATTCGAACCGCCCAAGGACACCACCAAGAAGGATACTGTAGCTACGGACACGACCAAAAAAGATACAACAGCAAAGGATACAACTAAAAAAGATAGCATCGAATCCATCAAGCCGTTCATCACGCCGAGCGGTATCTCTATGCAACTTGTAGGTCGCACGCTGTTCGTGACGGGTTCCAAGACCGCAAAGATTGACGTATTCGACATGCAAGGCCGCCCGATTTTCAGCGCCGAAAACAACAAGGGCGTTTTTGACCTTACCTCAATAGCCGAAGGCCTTTACGTGGTACGAGTGCAAAGCGGATTCTCGAATTTAACCAAACGGATTTCCATAAAATAG
- a CDS encoding endo-1,4-beta-xylanase, whose amino-acid sequence MRKNHSLSRIALGAAIIGAGFMNANAADETIRQLAKERGRFIGTILNSEWFNDAIEPEFEEIHKTQFNVVVAENEMKFDATEPKEDEFNFEKGDKMVKYAQANGLRVRGHALAWHSQVANWVNNYSGQKEKLLAVLKNHITKVVGHWKGKVAEWDVVNEAVNDDYNADWRSTNSVWYEGIGAEFLDSAFVWAHEADPDAELCYNDYSLEWGLREGSKASFVVEQVKRWKANNIPITCVGTQTHIEIAHETTPQNVRALAKALAELNVTLNITELDIGFPKGSAGNLTKADYAKQGHLYRQFMDVFLEEPNMGEFVIWGLTDAHSWLDDQQGKTEGLLYDKQYKPKPAYDSVMASLKAHPASEVKTPYSEKILNPPKDCGTENCGDSTIAIKPSLVANNISMHITGRTLFITGATAATSAKIDIFDMQGRPMFSTKCKNGRADLSTIAEGLYVIRINNGFSSIVKRIAIK is encoded by the coding sequence ATGAGAAAGAATCATTCTTTGTCACGTATTGCACTAGGTGCCGCAATTATTGGCGCTGGCTTTATGAACGCCAACGCTGCTGACGAAACCATTCGACAACTCGCTAAGGAACGCGGTCGCTTTATCGGCACCATTTTGAACAGCGAATGGTTCAACGATGCGATTGAACCGGAATTCGAAGAAATCCACAAAACGCAATTCAACGTGGTCGTCGCCGAAAACGAAATGAAATTCGACGCCACCGAGCCCAAAGAAGACGAATTCAACTTCGAAAAGGGCGACAAGATGGTCAAATACGCACAGGCAAATGGATTGCGTGTTCGCGGCCACGCCCTCGCCTGGCACAGCCAAGTGGCAAACTGGGTGAATAACTACAGCGGTCAAAAAGAAAAGTTACTGGCCGTACTCAAGAACCACATCACAAAAGTCGTCGGCCACTGGAAAGGCAAAGTTGCCGAATGGGACGTAGTGAACGAAGCCGTCAATGACGACTACAATGCCGATTGGCGTTCTACAAATTCCGTTTGGTACGAAGGCATCGGTGCAGAATTTTTGGATTCTGCATTTGTCTGGGCGCACGAAGCTGATCCAGATGCAGAACTTTGCTACAACGACTATTCCCTTGAATGGGGCTTGCGCGAAGGTTCCAAGGCAAGCTTTGTCGTAGAACAGGTCAAGCGTTGGAAAGCAAACAACATTCCTATCACTTGCGTGGGCACACAAACCCACATTGAAATCGCCCACGAAACGACTCCGCAAAATGTGCGCGCTTTGGCAAAAGCACTCGCAGAACTCAACGTGACTTTGAACATCACCGAACTCGACATCGGATTCCCGAAGGGTTCGGCAGGCAACCTCACCAAAGCGGACTACGCCAAGCAAGGGCACTTGTACCGCCAATTCATGGACGTGTTCCTCGAAGAACCAAACATGGGCGAATTCGTGATCTGGGGATTGACCGATGCTCACAGCTGGCTCGATGATCAACAAGGCAAGACCGAAGGGCTTCTTTATGACAAGCAATACAAGCCGAAGCCCGCATACGATAGCGTCATGGCAAGCCTCAAGGCACACCCCGCTTCCGAAGTTAAAACACCATATTCAGAAAAGATCCTCAATCCACCGAAAGATTGCGGAACAGAGAACTGCGGAGATTCCACAATCGCAATCAAGCCGAGCTTAGTTGCAAACAACATTTCAATGCACATCACCGGTCGTACGTTATTCATAACAGGAGCAACTGCAGCGACTAGCGCAAAAATCGATATATTCGATATGCAGGGGCGCCCCATGTTCAGCACAAAGTGTAAAAACGGTCGCGCGGACCTTTCCACAATCGCCGAAGGACTTTACGTCATTCGCATAAATAACGGTTTTTCAAGCATCGTCAAAAGAATAGCAATCAAGTAG
- the trxA gene encoding thioredoxin, with product MAELHITKDNFEQEVLKSDKPVLIDFWAPWCGPCRMLSPTIAEIAEECKDSIKVGKVNVDEEEELASMFHVSSIPTLLVIKEGKVVNSSVGVRPKDQILKML from the coding sequence ATGGCAGAATTACACATCACCAAAGACAACTTTGAACAAGAAGTCCTCAAGTCCGACAAGCCCGTTCTGATTGATTTCTGGGCGCCGTGGTGCGGTCCGTGCCGCATGCTTTCGCCGACCATCGCAGAAATTGCGGAGGAATGCAAGGACAGCATCAAGGTCGGAAAAGTGAACGTCGACGAAGAAGAGGAACTCGCAAGCATGTTCCATGTATCGAGCATTCCGACTCTCCTAGTCATCAAGGAAGGGAAAGTCGTCAACTCCTCTGTCGGCGTCCGCCCGAAAGACCAAATCTTGAAAATGCTTTAA
- a CDS encoding Crp/Fnr family transcriptional regulator, with translation MSTGHNATPISQILSKIPFWANLSSEEKALVSQRALTKSFNKDQIITSDRSACLGIILILKGGVRISLISDEGREITLYRAHAGEFCVSTASCVIHQLTFEANVSAEEDTTVLVIPSSVTARLMEKNIYVRSFVFEQETERYSQTIWAIQQMLFKKFDQRLAAYFIEAYQSTGKPEIKKTQEEIARDVNSAREVVARMLKDFAAKGFVEIQRGKIVLKNIEGLKKLL, from the coding sequence ATGAGCACAGGACACAACGCAACGCCAATCAGTCAAATTCTTTCAAAAATTCCATTTTGGGCAAACCTTTCTTCCGAAGAGAAGGCGCTCGTTTCGCAACGTGCCTTGACAAAGAGTTTCAACAAGGACCAAATCATAACAAGCGACCGTTCCGCATGCCTCGGGATTATCCTCATCCTCAAGGGAGGGGTCCGCATCAGCCTCATTTCTGATGAAGGCCGCGAAATTACACTCTACCGCGCCCATGCAGGTGAATTTTGCGTTTCAACTGCTTCGTGCGTCATTCACCAGCTGACATTTGAAGCGAACGTTTCAGCCGAAGAAGATACGACCGTACTCGTCATTCCTTCATCCGTTACAGCTCGGCTCATGGAAAAGAACATCTACGTGCGTTCATTCGTCTTTGAACAGGAGACTGAACGTTATTCGCAGACAATCTGGGCAATCCAGCAGATGCTCTTCAAAAAGTTCGACCAGCGCCTCGCCGCTTACTTCATTGAAGCCTACCAAAGCACAGGCAAGCCCGAAATCAAAAAAACGCAGGAAGAAATCGCCCGCGACGTGAATTCCGCCCGTGAGGTAGTCGCCCGCATGCTCAAGGATTTTGCTGCCAAGGGGTTTGTCGAAATCCAGCGCGGGAAAATCGTACTCAAGAACATCGAAGGGCTGAAAAAGCTGCTGTAA
- the cysS gene encoding cysteine--tRNA ligase: MALQFYNTASRKKEIFTLPEGVPAVRMYCCGPTVYHFAHIGNLRTYIFEDFLVRTLNYYGYKVNHIVNITDVGHLTSDADSGDDKMEKGAAREGKSVWDIAKFYTDAFMADWHRLNIQEPTRWTPATQHIQEQIDLVKTLEEKGYTYRTSDGIYFDSLKFPRYADFARLDVENLRKGSRIDMGEKKNATDFALWKFSPKDKKRAMEWDSPWGVGFPGWHIECSAMAMKYNGPTLDIHCGGTDHIRVHHTNEIAQSECANGVTFARFWMHGEFLRTASEEKLEDGTTEQKFGKMSKSSGEFLTVSLLMDRGFNPLDYRFFAIGSHYRNYLNFTWEALTGAKEAFKSLHKKTDPLIGKATAITSDAAKAFQQEFKDAIGDDLNMPRALGIMNTMLKSDIDDGEKAALVMDFDKIFGLKLDQPREEYAKKGANDEIDTAKIEALIAARKEARANKNWAESDRIRDELAAMNIVIKDSKEGTTWSIKE; the protein is encoded by the coding sequence ATGGCACTTCAATTCTACAACACAGCATCGCGTAAGAAAGAGATTTTCACACTTCCTGAAGGCGTTCCCGCCGTGCGCATGTACTGTTGTGGCCCGACGGTGTACCATTTCGCCCACATCGGTAACCTCCGCACCTACATTTTCGAAGACTTCCTGGTCCGCACGCTGAACTACTACGGCTACAAGGTGAATCACATCGTGAACATCACCGACGTGGGCCACTTGACCAGCGACGCCGACTCTGGCGACGACAAAATGGAAAAGGGCGCCGCCCGCGAAGGCAAGTCCGTTTGGGACATCGCGAAGTTCTACACCGACGCATTCATGGCCGACTGGCACCGCTTAAACATCCAGGAACCGACCCGCTGGACACCTGCCACGCAGCACATCCAGGAACAGATTGACCTGGTGAAGACCTTGGAAGAAAAGGGCTACACCTACCGCACTAGCGATGGCATCTATTTCGATAGCCTCAAGTTCCCGCGCTACGCCGATTTTGCCCGCCTCGACGTGGAAAACCTCCGCAAGGGTAGCCGCATCGACATGGGCGAAAAGAAGAACGCCACCGACTTTGCCTTGTGGAAGTTCAGCCCGAAGGACAAGAAGCGCGCCATGGAATGGGACAGCCCGTGGGGCGTCGGCTTCCCCGGCTGGCATATTGAATGCTCCGCCATGGCCATGAAGTACAACGGCCCGACGCTCGACATCCACTGCGGCGGTACCGACCACATCCGCGTGCACCACACAAACGAAATCGCCCAGAGCGAATGCGCCAACGGCGTGACGTTCGCACGCTTCTGGATGCACGGCGAATTCCTCCGCACCGCAAGCGAAGAAAAGCTGGAAGACGGCACGACCGAACAGAAGTTCGGCAAGATGAGCAAGTCCTCGGGCGAATTCTTGACCGTCTCGCTCCTCATGGACCGCGGCTTCAACCCGCTCGACTACCGCTTCTTCGCCATCGGCAGCCACTACCGCAACTACCTGAACTTCACTTGGGAAGCCCTCACCGGTGCCAAGGAAGCATTCAAGAGCTTGCACAAAAAGACTGACCCGCTGATCGGCAAGGCAACCGCCATTACAAGCGATGCTGCCAAGGCTTTCCAGCAGGAATTCAAGGACGCCATCGGTGACGACCTCAACATGCCTCGTGCCCTCGGCATCATGAACACGATGCTCAAGAGCGATATCGACGACGGCGAAAAAGCCGCTCTCGTAATGGACTTCGACAAGATCTTTGGTCTCAAACTTGACCAGCCTCGCGAAGAATACGCCAAGAAGGGTGCCAACGACGAAATCGACACCGCCAAGATTGAAGCCCTGATTGCCGCCCGTAAGGAAGCCCGCGCCAACAAGAACTGGGCCGAAAGTGACCGCATCCGCGATGAACTTGCCGCGATGAACATCGTGATCAAGGACTCTAAGGAAGGCACGACCTGGAGCATAAAGGAATAA
- a CDS encoding sugar MFS transporter, translating into MGLGLPDTILGAAWPLMHLDLKTPISAAGVLSIIASLGTIVSSLCTPKVLRIFGTGKLVAYSIALTAIASIGYGLANSFNILCLWAIPMGIGAGAVDVAMNNFAAVYLESKHTNWLHASWGIGATLGPSLLSLSILIGGGWRGAYEYVAAALAAIFVLILISLPLWKKTEARGGLSENVTIQAKSPVKAPQISIREALRVPGMKLSFLTFFFYSALEISTSLWCGTYLIACGFKPEIGAFIVSLMFASVMIGRIASGFFAIKFTDHRLIYAGIFIVAAGCLVLSLPLPLWMQPVCICLLGLGCAPVYPSLIHATPARFGESLSSQAISIQLAGSYVGSILMPPAFGLVATKFTVHLWPISLSIFVGLLLLCVCLLDYVTHKKLNKSYARERVIDILHTVSMETLKRERRIQRRLRNRHRKH; encoded by the coding sequence ATTGGGCTAGGCCTCCCCGACACCATTCTTGGAGCAGCTTGGCCCTTAATGCATCTAGACCTTAAAACGCCGATTTCTGCGGCAGGCGTACTTTCCATTATTGCCTCCCTTGGAACAATTGTCTCTAGCCTTTGCACGCCGAAAGTTCTCCGCATTTTTGGCACAGGAAAACTCGTTGCCTACAGCATCGCGCTTACCGCAATCGCCTCCATCGGTTACGGTTTGGCGAACTCGTTCAACATTCTTTGCCTTTGGGCAATCCCCATGGGCATTGGCGCAGGAGCCGTCGATGTGGCGATGAACAACTTCGCCGCAGTTTATCTAGAATCCAAACACACAAACTGGCTGCATGCAAGTTGGGGCATCGGAGCTACACTCGGACCATCGCTCCTTTCGTTATCGATTTTGATCGGTGGCGGTTGGCGCGGGGCTTACGAATATGTCGCCGCTGCTCTCGCTGCAATTTTCGTACTGATTCTTATTTCACTCCCGCTTTGGAAAAAAACGGAAGCCCGCGGAGGGCTTTCGGAAAACGTCACTATCCAGGCAAAATCACCCGTAAAAGCACCGCAAATCAGCATTCGCGAAGCACTTCGGGTCCCGGGAATGAAGCTTTCGTTCCTCACGTTCTTCTTTTATTCGGCATTGGAAATTTCCACAAGCCTTTGGTGCGGCACCTACCTCATCGCCTGCGGATTCAAGCCCGAAATCGGAGCATTCATCGTGTCGCTCATGTTTGCATCCGTGATGATCGGCCGCATCGCAAGTGGATTTTTTGCGATTAAATTCACCGACCATCGCCTGATTTATGCCGGGATTTTCATCGTCGCCGCAGGCTGCCTTGTGCTTTCACTCCCGCTTCCGCTATGGATGCAGCCCGTTTGCATTTGCCTGCTCGGCCTCGGTTGCGCCCCTGTTTATCCATCACTAATTCACGCCACCCCTGCGCGTTTCGGCGAATCGCTCTCCAGCCAAGCCATCAGCATCCAGCTCGCCGGTTCTTACGTGGGTTCCATTTTGATGCCGCCTGCATTCGGTCTCGTTGCAACCAAATTCACAGTTCATCTTTGGCCAATTTCACTCTCGATTTTTGTCGGATTGTTACTTTTGTGCGTGTGCCTGCTGGACTACGTAACGCACAAGAAACTGAACAAATCTTACGCCCGCGAACGTGTCATTGACATCCTCCACACGGTCTCGATGGAAACGCTCAAACGGGAGCGCCGCATACAACGCCGTTTACGCAATCGTCATAGAAAACATTAA